From a region of the Myxococcaceae bacterium JPH2 genome:
- a CDS encoding DUF3052 family protein, whose protein sequence is MTPYALASLPTMLGIRAGSKVSVINPPRGFVQRLNPLPDGVEFLITAQTGLDVILFFTPDAQELVQRLPALARAMALTGGIWVCWPGGEGVKSTLSEDFVRHAALDIGLVDNKICLIDSTWTGLRLVRRPRGRLDKPEGRKQAPAQA, encoded by the coding sequence ATGACGCCGTACGCGCTGGCGTCCCTGCCGACCATGCTGGGCATCCGGGCAGGGTCCAAGGTCTCCGTCATCAACCCGCCTCGAGGCTTCGTCCAGCGGCTCAACCCGCTGCCGGACGGAGTGGAGTTCCTCATCACCGCGCAGACGGGCCTGGACGTCATCCTCTTCTTCACCCCCGACGCCCAGGAGCTGGTCCAGCGGCTGCCCGCGCTCGCGCGCGCCATGGCGCTCACGGGCGGCATCTGGGTCTGCTGGCCGGGTGGAGAGGGCGTGAAGTCGACGCTGTCCGAGGACTTCGTGCGCCACGCCGCGCTCGATATCGGCCTCGTGGACAACAAGATCTGCCTCATCGACTCGACCTGGACTGGCCTGCGCCTCGTGCGCCGCCCGCGCGGCCGACTCGACAAGCCCGAGGGCCGCAAGCAAGCCCCCGCGCAGGCCTGA
- a CDS encoding integration host factor subunit beta, which yields MLKSDLINILVGKRGVTQKQAEATIETIFESMKDALCRGENIEIRGLGAFHVKNYQGYQGRNPKTGVVIPVKPKRGLLFRTGKELRDRVNRPAPQQAQTDLPPSSESKGSGTGTL from the coding sequence ATGCTCAAGTCCGATCTGATCAACATCCTCGTTGGCAAGCGAGGCGTGACCCAGAAGCAGGCTGAGGCCACCATCGAGACGATCTTCGAGTCCATGAAGGACGCCCTCTGCCGTGGCGAGAACATCGAAATTCGCGGTCTCGGCGCTTTCCATGTGAAGAACTACCAGGGATACCAGGGCCGCAACCCGAAGACGGGTGTGGTCATCCCGGTGAAGCCCAAGCGGGGCCTGCTCTTCCGCACCGGCAAGGAACTCCGCGACCGCGTCAACCGCCCCGCCCCCCAGCAGGCCCAGACGGACCTGCCGCCCTCGTCCGAGAGCAAGGGCAGCGGAACCGGCACCCTCTGA
- a CDS encoding YihY/virulence factor BrkB family protein produces the protein MASGSPSHAVAARDWLLTRAARLWAPVGATTLGQFAADTFFAARTVARGFMGENLRLRASALTYVSMFSLVPLLTVGLVLLRAFHQENFQKRLRFVIFELLAPGVREESAAFLDRFLHPSSTIAVGSMGFLAVLLSAGSLLRQLDGAVNELWGIRRQRPLMARLLIYAGLLLLGPFFLAVSISGTGAVRSFLQTNMPYAFVFIGIGTTLTAIVSLTLLYYWTPYAHVRVRSALSGGLVAGLGWMLAKQVYAEFAERSFHYNPLYGSLGALPLFLAWVHVSWLLLLFGARLAYAVEHTSFRDSLFAFGSHPRANELVAARVAQEATLCWVEGRTPPSPRELATRIRVPESLVHEVVDRMVEGGLLEHARRGGLLPAKDPAELTLADTTLAVHGVMITGGPDTWTGPKAPGFEQLEPLFQSADCAGIDLLRRTRWVDLLAGPGPDAREEATPSNPRVVAGGRNP, from the coding sequence GTGGCTTCGGGCTCCCCATCTCACGCGGTGGCCGCACGCGACTGGTTGCTCACGCGGGCAGCACGCCTGTGGGCCCCTGTGGGTGCGACAACGCTCGGCCAGTTCGCGGCGGACACCTTCTTCGCGGCGAGAACGGTGGCCCGAGGCTTCATGGGGGAGAACCTCCGCCTCCGGGCCTCCGCCCTCACCTACGTCAGCATGTTCTCGCTGGTGCCGCTGCTGACGGTGGGCCTCGTGCTGCTCCGGGCCTTCCACCAGGAGAACTTCCAGAAGCGCTTGCGCTTCGTCATCTTCGAGCTGCTCGCGCCAGGGGTGCGCGAGGAGTCCGCGGCGTTCCTCGACCGCTTCCTGCACCCGAGCAGCACCATCGCGGTGGGCAGCATGGGCTTCCTGGCCGTGTTGCTCTCCGCGGGCTCCCTCCTCCGCCAACTCGATGGCGCCGTGAACGAGCTGTGGGGTATCCGCCGCCAGCGCCCGCTGATGGCGCGGCTGCTCATCTACGCGGGGCTGCTGCTGCTGGGCCCGTTCTTCCTCGCCGTGTCGATCTCCGGAACGGGCGCGGTGCGCTCCTTCCTGCAGACCAACATGCCGTATGCCTTCGTCTTCATCGGCATTGGCACCACGCTGACCGCCATCGTCAGCCTCACCTTGCTCTACTACTGGACGCCGTATGCCCATGTCCGTGTGCGCTCAGCGCTGTCGGGGGGGCTGGTCGCGGGCCTGGGGTGGATGCTGGCCAAGCAGGTCTACGCCGAGTTCGCCGAGCGCAGCTTCCACTACAACCCCCTCTACGGCTCCCTGGGCGCCCTGCCGCTGTTCCTCGCGTGGGTCCATGTGAGCTGGCTGTTGCTGCTCTTCGGAGCCCGGCTGGCCTATGCCGTGGAGCACACGTCCTTTCGCGATTCCTTGTTCGCCTTCGGGAGTCACCCTCGCGCCAATGAGCTGGTGGCCGCCCGAGTCGCCCAGGAAGCCACGCTCTGCTGGGTGGAAGGCCGTACCCCACCCTCTCCTCGCGAACTCGCGACCCGCATCCGCGTCCCCGAGTCCCTCGTCCACGAGGTCGTCGACCGAATGGTCGAGGGCGGCCTGCTGGAGCACGCGCGCCGAGGGGGCCTGCTCCCCGCGAAGGACCCCGCCGAGCTGACCCTGGCGGACACGACCCTGGCGGTCCATGGCGTGATGATCACCGGGGGGCCTGATACCTGGACAGGACCGAAGGCCCCGGGCTTCGAGCAGCTCGAGCCGCTCTTTCAGTCTGCCGATTGCGCGGGCATCGACTTGTTGCGGCGCACCCGCTGGGTCGATCTGCTCGCCGGGCCCGGACCTGACGCGAGGGAGGAGGCCACCCCATCCAATCCTCGGGTCGTGGCCGGTGGTCGAAATCCGTAA
- a CDS encoding EscU/YscU/HrcU family type III secretion system export apparatus switch protein, whose translation MSGEKTEQPTPRRLREARRKGQVARSRMLSASAVTLGGLLGFLSHARDGSAKLMAWTARLLLEQRAPDVGMEAARLVVSLSGPALGGALLAAFGVSVATVGFELNPAHVLPSLERVNPVAGFKRLFSGRAMLEVGKALVVTALVAFVVWREVVASGADALRSIWSDGVGGARFLGECLSGLCLRLAWLLLVLGVLDYLLARWRHRRDLMMSREEVRREHKESEGDPRNKGQRRALHRQLSQGGAARGVQKATAMVINPTHIAVALRYDSAECDAPYLVAKGREAEALALRAEALELGIPIIRDVPLARSLVHFDVGEPIPEELYQAAAVVLRTALEAKSSDMHPARWTP comes from the coding sequence GTGAGCGGGGAGAAGACAGAACAGCCGACACCTCGGCGCTTGCGAGAGGCGCGGCGCAAGGGCCAGGTCGCACGCAGTCGTATGCTGTCCGCCAGTGCGGTGACGCTGGGGGGACTTCTGGGATTCCTGTCACACGCTCGCGATGGGAGCGCGAAGTTGATGGCCTGGACTGCTCGGCTCCTGTTGGAGCAGCGGGCCCCGGATGTGGGGATGGAGGCCGCGAGGCTCGTCGTGAGTCTCAGTGGTCCCGCGCTCGGTGGAGCGCTGTTGGCCGCCTTCGGAGTTTCAGTGGCGACGGTGGGTTTCGAGCTGAATCCGGCGCATGTGCTCCCCAGTCTGGAGCGAGTCAATCCCGTCGCGGGATTCAAGCGATTGTTCAGCGGGCGCGCGATGCTGGAGGTGGGAAAGGCCTTGGTTGTGACGGCCTTGGTTGCCTTCGTGGTCTGGCGCGAAGTCGTCGCGAGCGGCGCCGATGCGCTGCGGTCCATCTGGAGTGACGGAGTGGGTGGCGCGCGGTTCCTGGGCGAGTGCCTGTCGGGGCTGTGTCTCCGCCTGGCATGGCTGCTGTTGGTACTGGGCGTGCTCGACTACCTGTTGGCGCGATGGCGACACCGCCGTGACCTCATGATGTCTCGCGAGGAGGTGCGCCGAGAGCACAAGGAGAGCGAGGGAGATCCTCGCAACAAGGGGCAGCGCAGGGCCCTCCATCGCCAGCTCTCGCAGGGAGGCGCGGCACGTGGGGTGCAAAAGGCCACCGCCATGGTCATCAATCCCACGCATATCGCGGTCGCATTGCGCTACGACTCCGCGGAGTGTGACGCCCCGTATCTCGTCGCGAAGGGCCGTGAAGCAGAGGCCCTGGCCCTGCGTGCAGAGGCACTGGAGCTGGGCATCCCCATCATCCGTGACGTCCCGTTGGCGCGCAGCCTGGTTCACTTCGACGTGGGCGAGCCGATTCCCGAGGAGCTGTATCAAGCCGCCGCGGTGGTGCTCCGGACGGCGCTGGAGGCGAAGTCCTCGGACATGCATCCGGCGAGGTGGACGCCATGA
- a CDS encoding Rne/Rng family ribonuclease, with translation MSSVLVINAAGRETRVALVENGHIAEFYLERKKDKGVVGNIYKGRVVRVLPGMQAAFVDIGLEKAAFLYVSDVVYDPDFARAQFELTEGEHEDAPEVPTEMEADAAEAAAEAAVQEPGPHATEVEAEAQALAAGSEVNAPLTEALPHDTAVELAATSPALIPVEAAAVAVIPAEGAAAVASPEAPAPTESVAVAVLEAVSTDASALPPAEAAPMATGTDDGAGVALTSAEAPPPAATALGDIIPAPEAEAVVARPADVSGERRAPREAREPRAREAREKDKGRRPAEGQRRDKREDEKEKPKQRRTDKIEDLLKVGQEVVVQISKDPIGTKGARLTSHISIPGRHLVFMPTVDHVGISRRISNEKERRRLREIVDRLRPPGTGFIVRTVAENVPQEKLESDIRFLIEVWNQVVRRNEKRGGPGLLHPDLDLILRATRDLFAHDVEKLVVDDPEEYERIQGFVTAQDPALRDRVVLHDGDEPVFDAYGIEQELQRATQRKVWLKSGGYLIIDQAEALTAIDVNSGRYVGKKSLEETITKINVEAAKEIVYQLRLRNIGGIIICDFIDMEKAQNRDKVFKSLQEALGRDKAKTNVLRISELGLVEMTRKRVRESIGRVLHEDCPYCDGKGFVKTATTVAYEIFREIRREAPGYKDSTLVINCNAEVARLLQGEERNELRHLMDRYNKSIQVKAQQNYHREQYDIYGRSATGPEHKVASSPGSGDGELAMQQRRPDSNYGRQDQNRRGGRDRDRERSGGGSGGGGGGDRREGRRPERGGGSGGGERSRGGGERGGDRERGGGDRERGGDRERRGGEHRGERGERGDRGERGGEQAARQTPPSGGDNSGGAPPSSTGGGSSEPSGGGAA, from the coding sequence ATGAGCAGTGTCCTCGTCATCAACGCCGCGGGTCGCGAGACCCGAGTGGCGCTCGTCGAGAACGGACACATCGCGGAGTTCTATCTCGAGCGTAAGAAGGACAAGGGAGTCGTTGGGAACATCTACAAGGGTCGCGTCGTCCGGGTGCTCCCCGGCATGCAGGCGGCTTTCGTGGACATCGGTCTGGAGAAGGCCGCGTTCCTGTATGTCAGCGACGTCGTCTATGACCCTGACTTCGCCCGCGCTCAGTTCGAACTGACCGAGGGCGAGCACGAAGACGCCCCCGAGGTCCCCACCGAGATGGAGGCGGATGCCGCCGAGGCAGCCGCTGAAGCCGCCGTCCAAGAACCCGGGCCGCACGCCACCGAGGTCGAAGCCGAGGCCCAGGCGCTGGCCGCGGGCTCCGAGGTGAACGCCCCGCTGACCGAGGCGCTGCCTCACGACACCGCGGTGGAGCTGGCTGCTACGTCGCCCGCGCTCATCCCGGTTGAGGCTGCGGCCGTCGCGGTCATTCCCGCCGAGGGTGCCGCCGCCGTGGCGAGCCCCGAGGCCCCCGCCCCCACCGAGTCCGTGGCCGTCGCGGTGCTGGAGGCGGTGTCCACCGACGCGTCCGCCCTCCCGCCCGCGGAAGCCGCGCCGATGGCGACGGGCACGGATGACGGCGCCGGGGTGGCGCTGACCTCCGCGGAGGCCCCGCCGCCCGCCGCCACCGCCCTGGGAGACATCATCCCCGCGCCTGAGGCAGAGGCCGTCGTGGCGCGTCCGGCGGACGTGTCCGGTGAGCGCCGCGCCCCCCGCGAGGCTCGCGAGCCCCGCGCCCGCGAGGCCCGTGAGAAGGACAAGGGCCGCCGCCCGGCCGAGGGCCAGCGCCGTGACAAGCGCGAGGACGAGAAGGAGAAGCCCAAGCAGCGCCGGACGGACAAGATCGAGGACCTGCTGAAGGTCGGCCAGGAGGTCGTGGTCCAGATCTCCAAGGACCCCATCGGCACGAAGGGCGCGCGCCTCACCTCGCACATCTCCATCCCGGGTCGCCACCTGGTGTTCATGCCCACGGTGGACCACGTGGGCATCAGCCGCCGCATCTCCAACGAGAAGGAGCGCCGGCGCCTGCGGGAGATCGTGGACCGGCTGCGCCCACCCGGGACGGGCTTCATCGTCCGCACGGTGGCGGAGAACGTTCCCCAGGAGAAGCTGGAGAGCGACATCCGGTTCCTCATCGAGGTGTGGAACCAGGTCGTGCGCCGCAACGAGAAGCGCGGGGGCCCGGGCCTGCTGCACCCGGACCTGGACCTCATCCTGCGCGCCACGCGCGACCTGTTCGCCCACGACGTGGAGAAGCTCGTCGTGGACGACCCGGAGGAGTACGAGCGCATCCAGGGCTTCGTCACCGCGCAGGACCCGGCGCTGAGAGACCGCGTCGTCCTGCACGACGGGGATGAGCCCGTCTTCGACGCGTACGGCATCGAGCAGGAGCTGCAGCGCGCCACCCAGCGCAAGGTGTGGCTGAAGAGCGGCGGCTACCTCATCATCGACCAGGCCGAGGCGCTCACCGCCATCGACGTCAACTCGGGCCGCTACGTCGGCAAGAAGAGCCTCGAGGAGACCATCACCAAGATCAACGTCGAGGCGGCCAAGGAGATCGTCTACCAGCTCCGGCTGCGCAACATCGGCGGCATCATCATCTGCGACTTCATCGACATGGAGAAGGCGCAGAACCGCGACAAGGTCTTCAAGTCGCTGCAGGAAGCGCTGGGACGCGACAAGGCGAAGACGAACGTCCTGCGCATCTCCGAGCTGGGCCTCGTGGAGATGACGCGCAAGCGCGTGCGCGAGTCCATTGGCCGCGTGCTGCACGAGGACTGCCCGTACTGCGACGGCAAGGGCTTCGTGAAGACGGCCACCACGGTGGCGTACGAGATCTTCCGCGAGATTCGTCGCGAGGCGCCGGGCTACAAGGACTCGACGCTCGTCATCAACTGCAACGCCGAGGTGGCGCGGCTGCTCCAGGGTGAGGAGCGCAACGAGCTGCGCCACCTGATGGACCGCTACAACAAGTCCATCCAGGTCAAGGCGCAGCAGAACTACCACCGCGAGCAGTACGACATCTACGGTCGCTCGGCCACGGGCCCGGAGCACAAGGTGGCCTCGTCTCCCGGCTCGGGAGATGGCGAGCTGGCCATGCAGCAGCGCCGGCCCGACAGCAACTACGGCCGCCAGGACCAGAATCGTCGAGGCGGTCGTGACCGCGACCGGGAGCGCTCGGGTGGCGGGAGTGGCGGTGGCGGCGGCGGAGACCGGCGCGAGGGTCGGCGTCCTGAGCGCGGAGGCGGCTCGGGCGGTGGCGAGCGCAGCCGCGGTGGCGGCGAGCGCGGAGGTGACCGTGAGCGCGGTGGCGGCGATCGGGAGCGCGGCGGTGACCGCGAGCGGCGCGGCGGCGAGCACCGAGGTGAGCGCGGCGAACGAGGTGACCGCGGAGAGCGCGGCGGTGAGCAGGCCGCGCGACAGACACCTCCGAGCGGCGGAGACAACTCCGGCGGCGCCCCGCCGTCCTCGACCGGGGGAGGCAGCTCGGAGCCCTCGGGAGGCGGCGCGGCCTGA
- a CDS encoding acylphosphatase → MSTRRRATLRIRGKVQGVSFRESARAEAQRLGLTGWVRNLSDGSVEAVAEGEPAALELFIQWSHRGPRSAHVTEVARTDSEATGEYSLFSVERTS, encoded by the coding sequence ATGAGCACGCGGCGGCGCGCGACCCTGCGAATCCGGGGCAAGGTGCAGGGCGTCTCCTTTCGGGAGAGCGCCCGCGCCGAGGCCCAGCGTTTGGGTCTCACGGGCTGGGTGCGAAACCTGAGCGACGGCAGCGTCGAAGCCGTCGCCGAGGGTGAGCCCGCCGCGCTCGAACTCTTCATCCAGTGGAGCCATCGCGGCCCGCGCTCCGCGCACGTCACCGAGGTGGCGCGCACGGACAGCGAGGCCACGGGCGAGTACAGCCTCTTCTCCGTGGAGCGCACCTCATGA
- the ligA gene encoding NAD-dependent DNA ligase LigA, whose product MDTFQKAEARARELRRELAHHNHRYYVLDSPEVSDAQYDALMRELQALETAHPSLATPDSPTQRVGGAPVDDFGEVVHSAPMLSLANLFDDAGLVEFEDRIRKLTGLSQVAYVCEPKLDGLAISLRYENGRFVQGATRGDGTTGEDVTSNLRTIRSLPMELFPVDAAVKVPKRLEVRGEVFIRKEDFRKLNEKREEAGEPLFANPRNAAAGSLRQLDPKVTASRPLTVYLYECVPSEDLPAFKSHVEKLEHLRKLGLPINTYVRVEGVEGIRKAYDDSLKGRHALPFEVDGMVVKVDEEDLRRRLGQVSKSPRWAVAYKFPPEEESTEVQNIGIQVGRTGALTPVAHLRPVKVGGVTVSRATLHNEDELRRKDVRQGDTVFVRRAGDVIPEIVSVVLSKRPADSRPFEFPAHCPVCGAAAVKDEDGAIIRCTGASCPAQLVEKIRHFASRLAMDIEGLGDKLATQLVATGTVKSFADIYGLTKEKLLTLERMGDKSAENLLAAIEHSKQTTQRRFLYSLGIRHVGDATAKAMAEAFPEVHRLFTATLEDITRVKDVGPVMAQVIHTFFQEPQNQQAVEALLKAGVSPAPPQVSTSGPFLGKTVVLTGGMSGMSREQAKEEVERRGGKVSGSVSRKTDFVVAGEDAGSKLKKAQELGVRILDEQAFLQMLQGDARG is encoded by the coding sequence GTGGACACCTTCCAGAAAGCCGAAGCCCGAGCCCGAGAGCTCCGCCGCGAGCTGGCCCACCACAATCACCGCTACTACGTCCTCGACTCGCCAGAGGTGAGCGACGCGCAATACGACGCGCTGATGCGGGAGCTCCAGGCTCTGGAGACAGCGCATCCCTCGCTCGCCACGCCGGACTCACCCACGCAGCGCGTGGGAGGCGCGCCGGTGGATGACTTTGGAGAGGTCGTCCACTCGGCCCCCATGTTGTCCCTGGCCAACCTCTTCGATGACGCCGGGCTCGTGGAGTTCGAGGACCGCATCCGCAAGCTGACCGGGCTTTCCCAGGTGGCCTACGTGTGCGAGCCCAAGCTGGACGGCCTGGCCATCTCGCTGCGGTACGAGAACGGCCGGTTCGTGCAGGGCGCCACCCGAGGCGACGGCACCACGGGCGAGGACGTCACCAGCAACCTGCGCACCATCCGCAGCCTGCCCATGGAGCTGTTCCCCGTGGACGCCGCCGTGAAGGTGCCGAAGCGGCTGGAGGTGCGCGGCGAGGTCTTCATCCGCAAGGAGGACTTCCGCAAGCTCAACGAGAAGCGCGAGGAGGCCGGGGAGCCGCTCTTCGCCAACCCGCGCAACGCCGCCGCCGGCAGCCTCCGTCAGCTCGACCCGAAGGTGACGGCCTCGCGCCCCCTCACCGTCTACCTCTACGAGTGCGTCCCCTCCGAGGACCTGCCCGCCTTCAAGAGCCACGTCGAGAAGCTCGAGCACCTGCGCAAGCTGGGCCTCCCCATCAACACCTACGTCCGCGTCGAGGGAGTCGAGGGCATCCGCAAGGCCTACGACGACTCGCTGAAGGGCCGCCACGCCCTTCCCTTCGAGGTGGACGGCATGGTGGTGAAGGTGGACGAGGAGGACCTGCGCCGCCGACTGGGCCAGGTCTCCAAGAGTCCGCGCTGGGCCGTGGCCTACAAGTTCCCGCCCGAGGAGGAGTCCACCGAGGTGCAGAACATCGGCATCCAGGTGGGCCGCACGGGCGCGCTCACCCCGGTGGCCCACCTGCGTCCGGTGAAGGTAGGCGGCGTCACGGTGTCCCGCGCCACGCTGCACAACGAGGACGAGCTGCGCCGCAAGGATGTGCGCCAGGGCGATACCGTCTTCGTGCGCCGCGCCGGTGACGTGATTCCGGAGATTGTCAGCGTGGTGCTGTCCAAGCGCCCCGCGGACTCGCGGCCCTTCGAGTTCCCCGCGCACTGCCCCGTGTGCGGCGCGGCCGCGGTGAAGGACGAGGACGGCGCCATCATCCGCTGCACCGGCGCTTCGTGTCCCGCCCAACTCGTGGAGAAGATTCGCCACTTCGCCAGCCGGCTCGCCATGGACATCGAGGGCCTGGGCGACAAGCTCGCCACCCAGCTCGTGGCCACTGGCACCGTGAAGTCCTTCGCCGACATCTACGGGCTCACCAAGGAGAAGCTCCTGACGCTCGAGCGGATGGGCGACAAGAGCGCGGAGAACCTGCTCGCGGCCATCGAGCACTCGAAGCAGACCACGCAGCGCCGCTTCCTGTATTCCCTGGGAATCCGCCACGTGGGAGACGCCACGGCGAAGGCCATGGCCGAGGCCTTCCCGGAAGTGCACCGGCTCTTCACCGCCACCCTGGAGGACATCACCCGCGTGAAGGACGTGGGCCCGGTGATGGCCCAGGTCATCCACACGTTCTTCCAGGAGCCTCAGAACCAGCAGGCCGTGGAGGCGCTCCTGAAAGCAGGCGTCTCCCCTGCCCCGCCGCAGGTGAGCACCAGCGGCCCGTTCCTGGGAAAGACGGTGGTTCTCACGGGTGGCATGAGCGGCATGTCCCGGGAACAAGCGAAGGAAGAAGTCGAGCGGCGCGGCGGCAAAGTGTCCGGAAGTGTCTCGCGCAAGACCGATTTCGTCGTCGCGGGCGAGGATGCCGGCTCCAAGCTCAAGAAGGCGCAGGAACTCGGGGTAAGAATCCTGGATGAGCAGGCGTTCCTCCAGATGCTACAAGGCGACGCCAGAGGATGA
- a CDS encoding FHIPEP family type III secretion protein, which yields MIHRLEKVWARTSSDVLLALAMAAVLGALIIPLPAWLLDVGLALNLAVSVALLVAALYARDALKVTAFPTLLLFTTLFRLSLNVSSTRLALAEGHAGAVIQAFGEFVVRGDYVVGGVVFAILTLVQLLVVTKGAERVAEVSARFTLDAMPGKQMSIDADLRAGAIDQAAARRRRRDLERESQMFGAMDGAMKFVKGDVIAGLVIVAVNLLGGTLIGMFQGGLSLADAASTFALIAMGDGLVSQIPSLCIAVAAGLVVTRVASENESDSLGSEIGSQFFGQAKTLWVVAGLCGALACIPGMPHGTFFVLGGALGALGHVLRQREVSKSSLGDPSMGKAPGAAAPTVGEAPASERGGAPVGVAPLTLDLAPDLTPLAEAEGGAFVHRTLNAVRDALFFELGVRVPGIRVRTQASYLGPGEYRLLLDEVPAGAGQVMVGALYALAQPGEVAFLEVKAEPAQEPATGRTICRVTEAARARLEMAQVPVRRADELISDHLRAVLSARASALLGLQEVQQLLEGLEAHAPVLVKEAVQKVPLPLLVDVLRRLVQEQVSIRDLRTILEALVSPTTEGDAGALAERCRQALHRYLSHKFAPSGPLYAYLVDPEVEESLRTGGPRGPALAPERVAEILEGVRRISTGGRAVLLTAPDVRRSLRKLCEGAFPEVAVLTYGELEGGLQIRPVGRLTAVSAGA from the coding sequence ATGATTCATCGCCTCGAGAAGGTGTGGGCGCGAACTTCGTCGGACGTGCTGCTGGCGCTGGCCATGGCCGCGGTCCTGGGCGCGCTCATCATTCCCTTACCTGCGTGGCTCTTGGATGTGGGGCTCGCGCTCAACCTCGCGGTGTCGGTGGCGCTCCTGGTCGCGGCGCTGTACGCGCGGGATGCGTTGAAGGTGACTGCCTTTCCCACGCTGTTGCTCTTCACCACGTTGTTCCGCCTGTCCTTGAACGTGTCGTCCACGCGATTGGCGCTCGCCGAGGGGCATGCGGGGGCCGTCATCCAGGCCTTCGGTGAGTTCGTGGTGCGCGGCGACTACGTCGTGGGCGGGGTGGTGTTCGCCATCTTGACCCTGGTGCAGTTGCTGGTGGTGACCAAGGGCGCGGAGCGCGTGGCGGAGGTCTCGGCTCGGTTCACGCTGGATGCGATGCCAGGCAAGCAGATGTCCATCGACGCGGACCTGAGAGCGGGGGCCATCGACCAGGCTGCGGCGCGGCGACGACGGCGCGACCTGGAGCGCGAGTCGCAGATGTTCGGGGCCATGGACGGCGCCATGAAGTTCGTGAAGGGAGATGTCATCGCGGGGCTGGTCATCGTCGCGGTGAATCTCCTGGGCGGAACGCTCATCGGCATGTTCCAGGGCGGCCTGTCGCTGGCGGACGCAGCGTCCACGTTCGCGCTCATCGCGATGGGCGACGGGCTCGTGTCCCAGATTCCCTCGTTGTGCATCGCGGTGGCGGCGGGTCTCGTCGTCACGCGCGTGGCCTCGGAGAACGAATCGGACTCACTGGGCTCGGAGATTGGCTCGCAGTTCTTCGGACAGGCGAAGACGCTCTGGGTCGTAGCGGGTCTGTGTGGTGCATTGGCCTGCATTCCTGGAATGCCCCATGGGACGTTCTTCGTGCTGGGTGGGGCCCTGGGCGCGCTGGGCCATGTGTTGCGACAGCGCGAGGTGTCGAAGTCGAGCCTGGGCGACCCATCCATGGGCAAGGCACCGGGGGCGGCGGCTCCGACGGTTGGAGAGGCTCCTGCGTCTGAGCGTGGCGGTGCGCCCGTGGGGGTCGCGCCGCTCACGTTGGACCTCGCTCCAGACCTGACGCCCTTGGCTGAGGCGGAAGGGGGCGCTTTCGTGCATCGGACGCTCAATGCCGTGCGCGATGCTCTGTTCTTTGAGCTGGGGGTTCGTGTCCCCGGTATCCGGGTACGGACGCAGGCGTCCTATCTGGGGCCCGGGGAGTACCGCTTGCTGTTGGACGAAGTACCGGCGGGCGCGGGCCAGGTCATGGTGGGGGCGCTGTATGCCCTGGCCCAGCCCGGTGAGGTGGCCTTCCTCGAGGTGAAGGCGGAGCCAGCCCAGGAGCCCGCCACTGGGCGCACCATCTGTCGTGTGACGGAGGCGGCACGCGCTCGCCTGGAGATGGCGCAGGTGCCCGTGCGACGGGCCGATGAACTCATCTCAGACCATCTGCGCGCTGTGCTGAGCGCGAGGGCCTCCGCGCTGCTGGGACTCCAGGAGGTGCAGCAGCTCCTCGAAGGGCTGGAGGCGCATGCCCCGGTCCTGGTGAAGGAGGCCGTGCAGAAGGTGCCGCTGCCGCTGCTGGTGGATGTGCTGCGGCGGCTCGTCCAGGAGCAGGTGAGCATTCGGGACCTGCGGACCATCCTTGAGGCGCTGGTCTCCCCGACGACGGAAGGAGATGCCGGTGCGCTCGCGGAGCGGTGCCGGCAGGCGCTGCACCGCTACCTGAGTCACAAGTTCGCGCCATCCGGACCGCTGTATGCCTACCTCGTGGATCCCGAGGTCGAGGAGTCACTCCGCACGGGAGGTCCTCGCGGCCCCGCGCTCGCGCCGGAGCGGGTGGCGGAAATCCTGGAAGGGGTGCGACGGATCTCCACGGGAGGCCGCGCCGTGTTGCTGACCGCGCCCGATGTCCGACGCTCCCTGCGAAAGCTCTGCGAGGGCGCCTTCCCCGAGGTGGCGGTGCTGACCTACGGCGAACTGGAGGGGGGGCTGCAAATCCGACCCGTTGGCCGGCTCACCGCGGTGTCCGCGGGAGCCTGA